The window CCACCCGCCAGGCTTCCATTATACCAAGTCCTAGGGAGGGTGCACTATGTACACAGAATGATGTAAATACGAATGATGCTCCATGGAGTTGGCCAATTGACTGGTCTGTACCCCCAACTTTCCTTCCTACGGCACACATTGCTAATCAATCACAGTCTCTGCTCAGTCTAGAAAAGAGGCTCAGAGTCCTGCTCCACATGAGGCCTCAGACAAGCCCTGCCCATTCCTCAGAGCTGGTATATCAAATGCCAGGTATCTGCCATCCATTGCTCTGACCTGAAGCTTGTCAGAGACTATCTGGAAAAGACCACTTCATTCCTTTATTGAGAAGGGAATACACTCTGTCACAATGCAAGGCCCTGAGTCCAGCAAGATCTCCAGCTGGAGATGCAGCTGGTTGGCTGTGACTCTGTACTGGCCCTTGATGAACCCCCGGGAAGCACAGGAGCGGCACCTCCAGTAAGCCTGGATGATGCGAACAGCATTGAGCACCTGGCAATAGCGTCTGCGGATGCGCCACATGCGGGCCTGGGACTGCAGTGTGACTGCTGCCCACTCCTTCCGGGAGAAGGCCTCTAGCGCTGCCTGCCGCCTCTTCTTCAGAATCTTGGACAGTATCAGCCGCCACCAGCACTGAATGATGCAGGCACTGAGGGCTGCGTGCAACAGTGCCCGACGCACCAGGGTgccccgccaccaggcctggatcTTGGTGGCTACCGTATCTTTGTCAGAGAGCTTCTTTTGGTTTTCTGGGggctttcaagaaaaaaagagggaccTTCAGAGAATGCTCCCCACTGGCTTCAGCTCTGGGGTGTGCCAGGAAAGGCCCTGATTCCCTATCAGCAActgtctctttttctggaattcaGGAGCACTGGGCAGGGCACTGGCTGGAACCAGAAGATCAGGTAGATGTCCTGCCTCTGCCATCCTCTGGTTGATAGCCACAAGCACAACAACTTGCCCCTGGGTCTCAGTGTCCTCCCCATCTTGGGGCACACCTGCCCTGGCTACCTCACCCAGTTTTCCATGGACCTTGTTGACCAGCAAGAACACTGTGATATAGGGTCAAAGGGTTACCATGTTCCACCCAGGCCTGATCCTTTCTTTCAGACCCCTTCCACCTACTGGAGAAGTCACATCCTTTGCCGGCCCTGCCTTCTCATCCCTGACAACCGTTCATAGCCACAGCCTGTTCTCTCCCTCTGTCATGTCTGAAGACTAAACCCTGATTTTTTCTAtgttgcccaaattcctatctaaggggtctggggagtcatgccccaCAAATCATAacttctcatcagatgggttttatttaaccctatatattgtgACTGATTTTCAAACCTGACCCTGGCATAACATTACcagacaaggaagaaaaatattttatcccaaaacatgtttctctgccatattttgaaatggccctgcaaagctgttctttgtggaggaaaatttgcatctgagtctctattaacatagctagatctttttcttccagaccctctcaatcctaaagagattaactaacatctgaataggaaacatttgtcctCTGTTGTCTCTAAGGGGAGACACTAcaagacttcaaaagaactttggtctccacaatcttttatcttaacccaAATGTTCCCTTTCTATGAATctcaggtctttagacaaactcaaccaattgtcagtCAAAAGATGTATAAATTCACCTGTAGCCTGGAAACACTGCCCTCTCCCCAGCCACCACTACGAGttttcccacctttctggaccaaaccaatgtatttcttaaatgtatttgattgatgtcccATACCTCTCTAATTTGTATGAAACCAAGCTGTGCCtggaccaccttgggcacatgttctcaggacttcctgagggctgtgtcatggaccatggtcactcatacttggctcagaataaatctcttcaaatattttgcagagttcaactcttttttctttccgtCAACATGTCATAGTATTAAAAGTTCCTCCACCCCAAAGTTCAAACTTACATCTCTTCCCTATCatcatttttcttaactttcacattttaaatcttaatttaCAAGCACATATACATGCACAAGCTCaaacacgcgcgcacacacacacacacacgcacacacacacacacatacttctaACTGAGCCCAGCTTCCCATATCATGGTCATTCCATTCCACCAGCACAGCCCCCacatccccagccccagccctgtgtGGTTTGGGAGGTCATACTTTTTCTGATTTCTCATTGGCATTGTCCACTGTCTGTGTCTCAACCAGAACTGGAGTTTTAGCCTGAAAAGGAAATGGGGAAAGAGAACAGACAAGATTGAgttgtttatttctcttcttagCCCAGCactgttagatatgagttctaaatttctcttcaaagaatcagtatgtcagtatgttcaattctttgccttctacttttaaacttaacttcctcataaagcaagATTTTTCGATTACcggctccaccctgactcattcccaTTACCTGCTCAgtctccaccctgactcattccgatttcctgctctgccataaccatttttcctgccaaacctctcaccccatcactctctttaaattagctgatcagaattagtttagcctgtgcggtctaaccctagccaataggggaacgacacagcagcaggggccacgggcatcagggataagaaccccttcccctcccttgtccaagtgtgcacTCACCATTGCTCCGTCTGAAAgggcgcacccttctatagaagtgcATTGCCTTGCtaagaattaaaatttatatttgagtgctatttcttttgcggcaCCGAAGCTTTACTTATAACAATTTGGGGGCTCGCCTGTGATTACATTCCCCTCCGGGGGTGGTCTCTGGTTCTCCAACGTGAGGAGGCATGCCCCACCCCCTTGTGGCAGCCTCAGGGGTGAAAAATCAGGACCCACCCAGTGTGAGGAATAACGCAACGCGAGCTCTCAGCAACGCGGAAAGAAACTGGCCAGCAACCTAGCTTAAAGGATCCTCACATACTGCGGCAACAACTCTGTGCACAGACCAAGGAAGGAGAAGCTGTGGGAGCCGATAAAGTACTTCCTTGGTGGTCAAATTCTGGAGGGCTAAATGTGTGTGCGTGAATGATCACAAACAACCCTATTTGCAGTGTTGTTCGTGTGGACAGTGACGAGTCCTACTGCTCGACGGAGTGAGTGGGTCCTCTCTGCAGTTCTGTAGCTACCTCTTACACTTAGGGCGGATCCTGCCATGGGATTTATACCAGCACGCCAACACTAAGGCAAGACACCCCCTGGTTTGAGGGGTTGAGCCTTCCGGGGCAGGCAAGGCGAGACGTCCCTGCTTTGAGGGGTCGAGCCTTCTACAAATTTCAGGGGGTTGAACCTCACACAAACCTCCAgtagtaagaaaaatattcagaacacccctttcctttcttcttgagGGAAGAAAGAGTAGCTCCACTCCCAACGGTACCTcccctaggggaaggggaaggagagggaagaacaaTAGTATAagcggctggcagaggcagggaaagaccagcaaagaggaaagagaaactgggagaggaagtcagagagaaacacagtcaaagagagagagaaagagacagaaagacaaagagggagtcagagagagagagagagagagatggaagtagTAAAGAGAAAATAGTGTATCCTCTTCCTTTAAAAgtcagggtaaatttaaaacctataattcataattgaaggtcttctccggGACCCTATAACAgtccaataccaccttgttgtcagtgtaaacaagggcgtagcccgaaagcactgaggccactgacaacccgtAGCCTTCATAACAAAAAAATCCTTAATCCAGTAACCTGAGGGTGGCCCAAAGGCATTCAATCTGTAatggcaactgctttgctaacagaagaaagtagaaaaataagttttagaggaaacctcactGTGAACACACCTCCTCAGGTCAGAACTatcctaagtcaaaaaaaaaaaaagcaaaaaggtagcttactGACTCAAGAAACTTGAAGTATGaggctattctgttagaaaaagatgatttaacattaaccactgaaaattcccttaacccaggtTTCCTAACtggggatctaaatcttaattaccatacaaaggtccaacCAGACCTACGAGGagctcccttcaggacaggatgatagatggttcctcccgggtgattgagggaaaaagacacaatgggtattcagtaagtgataaggaaactcttgtagaagcagagttaggaaaattgctcAAACCTGCAAGCTGTTTTGCACTCAGCaaagccttaaagtacttacagaatcaggaaggagccgtctataccaattctaagttaatatggactgaacagatcttattaatagcaaagaataattgaaatcccaaacttacaaggttttcaacaaaagtaaagttggctgaaagttaacagtgtaacatgtattatcctaacttctaatcttgtggccttagacaGTCTAGTCCACAGGCATGAAGGAAGTTCAcattggaaaagaatggttatcatcttcgaggaaaaaaaagggggtggggggagaatttatgtaaaaagggatattatatggtaaattcttgtcctaaaataaattaactggttgtttaaagaaagggGTGTTTGCAACAAGTCAGAAAATTGAGGCATGTTGAAGAATTATCTGTGAAAgtcatgaaaaaaaagttttaaaagggaatttatgcaagaagtgttgtataatttaaaagtaattaggcctcctgaatgtaaaactattgaagaaacagtttatgtgcaaggtgtgtaaggaaagtaaaatatacctttggtaaaaggattataaggaggcataagaatgtggatttttacctacattaaaaggttaaaaattttttttgttttaaaggtttaagcaagttttgaAACATTAATTGTAAAGGAagttctgtgtgtaaacatattggctaaagttaaaggggtatcatccagtttttctgtgaactggacattaaaataaaagcacaacaggtttttcttaaagcattaacctgctctttaacaaaaattataaaaggttaaaaacagTCTATAAAAttcttaccttatggtcagacatcaaaaattggataaatatgtctacaaggttttattaaaattaagtttaacattaataacacacttaatataaaggtgaaatttagcttatctggtataaaaatcatacaggaagcttgtcaaatataaaatggtgtttggctttctttggtctaaaaactaataaaaataggtgctaaaggaaatttctcagtaagaaGGCACCAAGGACAATAAAGTCCACTGCTgatgtccccacatttaaaacaaaaggtcagTTTCTTAGAAATCATATACTcggtttatcttccactttcctttccctcaaaactaaaagtcttttagcacaggtaccacccctagaatttccggtaaaccagcaccagcctgaagatcacattctcatcaaagggtggaaagaaggaaaactgcAGCCAGCCTGGCAAGGACTCTACCCTGTGCTGCTAACCACCGAGACTGCTGTTGTACAGCGGAAAGGGGATGGACTCACCACACCTGAGTCAAGAAAGCGCCACCCCTTCCAGAGTCACGGGccatagtcccaggggaaaaccctatcaaactaaagctaagaagaATTTAACTctctttcatctattctattactctttcttctttcctcgctctattgctgaccatctagttattaacataaccaagtcaatttcacttcaaactattgcatttgatgcttgccttgttataccctgtggggacttgccaagtcaaagacagctctctacttcagaaaagtacctctgtccctcctgactctcctcagactgggTATTAGTGAATTGGGACCATTTAATCCTGGGAGATTTTGATAAAGACCCCAGTGTCAACCAGGAGTCTTGCCCCGCGATGTAGAGCTTTTATACCATAGTTGGTCCAGGgttctgtggaccactaaagagcaaggatggactgccccaaccggtttttgtaatttcctaaaaccatACATTCATCTTACTAGAGGGACAGCCCCCGCCTCCCACTAACTGTCAGCTAAACCAGTGCAATCCTATACAGGTTATTACCTTGAATCCTCAAAGTTCTTTCCCTTTTCTAAGCCAGTTCCCTTCTTTAAGCCAGTGTTATGGTATGGGGGCTGAGGTTTCAGGGACAGACCCTATTGGATTctttgaaatgcatttctttgAACCCCCACCGCCTGCACCTTCCTCTAAGCCTTCTTCCAAAACCTCTCACATGGAACAATTGCTCCTCCTCCATCTAACAACAAGACCAAGATAGCTATCGTAGAAGcgaaagacttaaaacaaactttggcaattaagacaggataccaagatgcaaatgtctggttggaatggatcaaatattccgtCCGcacattaaacaaaagcaattgttatgcttgtgcaccCAGCAGGCCAGGGGCCCAGAATGTCCCCTTTCCACTAGGGTGGTCCTCCAGTTGACTGGTTGtgggctgcatggtagctcttttccaggattctacagcctggagtaacAAGTCGTGCCATGCTCTTTCTCTCTGCTATATTCTGAAGTCTGGCACCCTGTGGGTCGGCCCCCGAGGGTCATCCAGCTTCCATCTCCCAATACTAagttcacttcatgtctctcacgacagggaggaaacttagcattccttggagacctgaacggatgcagtgagcttaagaattttcaagagcttatcaatcagtcagcccttgttcatccccgaggggatgtgtggtggtattgtggtggacctttactggacGCTCTGATGAATATCTGAAGTGGCACTTGTGTTttagtccaattggctatccctttcaccctggcatttcatcaaccagaggaaggaaaaataagacatcgtAAAGTgagagaagccccttatgggtctttTGACTCTCACATCTATTTAAATGCAATTGGAGTCTAGCAgggaataccagatcaatttaaagcctaaaatcaaatagctgcaggatttgagtcaatattttgttgagagacaattaataaaaatatagattgaATAAACTACATATGCTACAACCAACAGCGATTTATTAACTACACTAGAGATGGTGTTAAAGGAATAGCTGAGCAATTAGGGGCTACTAGCCGGATGGCTTGGGAAAATAGGATAGGCTTAGACATGATAAtagcagaaagaggaggagttTGCCTCATGATTAAAACTCAATGTTGTACCTTCATCCCAAACAACACTGCCCCTGATGGAAGTATAACAAAGGCATTGCAAGGTCTGACTGCCCTGTCCAATGAGTTAGCCaacaactcagggttaaatgagCCCTTTACAGGATGGCTAGAAAAGTGGTTCAGTAAATGGAAAAGAATTATAGCCTCAATTCTCACTTCCCTGGCAGCCGCAATGGGTGTATTTATTCTTGTTGGGTGCTGTGTCACACCATGCGTCCGTGGGTTGGTGCAAAGAGGCTCATAAAAACAGCACTTACTAAAACCTCCCTTAACTATTCTCCACCTTATCCAGAGAAgcttcttcttttggaaaatcaagCAGAACATCTAAGCCAAGACATGTTAAAGAAGTTTAAAGAGAAAGAGCTGTAAGGAAATGCAAGAGGAGAAGTTGTTAggtatgagttctaaatttctcttcaaagaatcagtatgtcaatatgttcaattctttgccttctacttttaaacttaacttccttgtaaagcaacctttttcaatTACCTGCTCcgccctgactcattctgattacctactcccccctgactcattccgattaccggctccaccctgactcattccaattacctgctcagtctccaccctgactcattccgatttcCTGCTCCGCGGTAACCATTTTTCCCACCAAACCACTCACCccatcactctctttaaattagccaatcagaattagtttagcctgtgtggtctaaccctagccaataggggaatgacacagcagcaggggccacgtgcatcagggataagaaccccttcccctcccttgtccaagtgtgcactcaccattgctccatctgtaagggcgcacccttctatagaagtaccttgccttgctgagaattaaaaagaaaattttatatttgagtgctatttcttttgcggcaCAGAAACTTCACTTATAACAGCACCATGCAAAAGACACTAGCTACTAGCACTAGGACATGGGATCAATGACATCCAAGTCAgggctcctcctacctctgcctttGACTCTGCTCCTAAGGACAAATGGGTTGGCATCTCCTTCTGCTGAGGCTCATCTTCTTTTGAGGGTTCCTTCGTCTTTTGGGGCTGCTTCTCCTCCTGCAATCAGCATTAGGGGAAAGGCAAGAGTGAGGCTGCGGTCCCTCCCTCTCCATTCAATATGGCACACATCCCCAGCTTCCAGGGCTTCTTAGAGTCTTCAGTGTCAGGGGGTCCCTTCACCCTGAGAGATCTATGGGGACATCCCTAACAAGCCTGGTGTGTCTGGCTTTCTCTTACCATTGGTCACATATGGATTGATTGTAGATGGTTCAAATCCCCTCACATCTGTGTTCATCCAGCCATAGCATAGGCAGGAAGGGTGGAGGAAGAAAGGCCTGTGATGTCATAAGGGCACCTGTGACTCAGGCACCAGATGGCTCCTAACAAGTGAGCCCCCTCCAAGGGAAAGACAAAAGCGCTGCCCATTCTTTTCTGCCAGAAATGGCCAAAGCCCTGACTTCAAAGGCAAGATGCCAGAAATACTGGCCCATTGCTGTAAGGTTTATAAAAAGCCAGTCATTTCTAATAACATTTAATTgaaaaaacttggccaggcgcagtggctcaggcctgtaatcccagcactttgggaggccgaggcaggcagatcaactgaggtcaggagttcgagaccagcctggccaacatggcaaaaccttgtccctactaaaattacaaaaattagctgggtgtggtggctgtcacctgtaatcccagctactcaggaggctgagacaggagaatcgcttgcacccaggaggtggagtttgcagtgagccaggatcatgccactgcactccaggctgggcaagagagcaagactccatctcaaaaaaaaaaaaaaaagaaaagaaaaaacttatatAGCCAACTTAAATAATCAATAGGGGATTAATTTAATGATGCATAGTTCATTCATACTATAAAATACTacataactattaaaaataagaatttgatCTATATTACTAATGAGgaaatatataaagatgtatttATAAGTAAAAAACTAAAGTTCCTTTTGATCCCACTATGCAAACAAAACTAGGAACATAATTATACACataaaattgaataatttatGCCAGAAGTTATTACATGATACACATTATATGTTGTA is drawn from Homo sapiens chromosome 3, GRCh38.p14 Primary Assembly and contains these coding sequences:
- the IQCF1 gene encoding IQ domain-containing protein F1 isoform X1, whose product is MAKTPVLVETQTVDNANEKSEKPPENQKKLSDKDTVATKIQAWWRGTLVRRALLHAALSACIIQCWWRLILSKILKKRRQAALEAFSRKEWAAVTLQSQARMWRIRRRYCQVLNAVRIIQAYWRCRSCASRGFIKGQYRVTANQLHLQLEILLDSGPCIVTECIPFSIKE
- the IQCF1 gene encoding IQ domain-containing protein F1, with protein sequence MEEKQPQKTKEPSKEDEPQQKEMPTHLSLGAESKAEAKTPVLVETQTVDNANEKSEKPPENQKKLSDKDTVATKIQAWWRGTLVRRALLHAALSACIIQCWWRLILSKILKKRRQAALEAFSRKEWAAVTLQSQARMWRIRRRYCQVLNAVRIIQAYWRCRSCASRGFIKGQYRVTANQLHLQLEILLDSGPCIVTECIPFSIKE
- the IQCF1 gene encoding IQ domain-containing protein F1 isoform X2; translation: MAKTPVLVETQTVDNANEKSEKPPENQKKLSDKDTVATKIQAWWRGTLVRRALLHAALSACIIQCWWRLILSKILKKRRQAALEAFSRKEWAAVTLQSQARMWRIRRRYCQVLNAVRIIQAYWRCRSCASRGFIKGQYRVTANQLHLQLEILLDSGPCIVTECIPFSIKE